One genomic region from Armatimonadota bacterium encodes:
- a CDS encoding radical SAM protein, giving the protein MIGFTRLMCNMGTVSAEISYAEDAEAKAAHEVRELHFSSDLRPLVVWNVTRRCNLRCSHCYLDATSAAAAGELTTAEARAMIADLAEMGAPVLLFSGGEPLLRDDIFELAPYAAAKGVRPVLSTNGVLITDEVAQRIRAAGFQYAGISIDGTEEHHDRFRGAPGAWRRSWEGLERCLKHGVRGGVRFTLTRDNADQLPAVLEETVRRGVPRFCMYHLVYAGRGAAMAAQDVPVSKKRAVVEWLADRARELGERGVELEILTTDNHADGIYLWQRIAAAGGDGDEVMDLLRRHGGCSAGRKFANVGPTGDVHPCQFWTHVSLGNIRQRRFSEIWNDDSSLIGQLRARDTLLGGKCGRCRFQEVCGGCRVRAQAITGDVWAQDPACYLSEEETAR; this is encoded by the coding sequence ATGATTGGATTCACCCGCCTCATGTGCAACATGGGGACGGTATCGGCGGAGATCTCTTACGCCGAGGATGCGGAGGCCAAGGCCGCGCACGAGGTGCGGGAGCTGCATTTCTCGTCGGACCTGCGGCCGCTAGTGGTATGGAACGTGACCCGGCGGTGCAACCTCCGTTGCTCGCACTGCTACCTAGATGCGACGAGCGCGGCGGCCGCGGGCGAGCTCACCACCGCGGAAGCGCGGGCGATGATCGCCGACCTGGCGGAGATGGGGGCGCCGGTGCTGCTTTTCTCCGGCGGCGAGCCCTTGCTGCGCGACGACATCTTCGAGCTAGCGCCCTATGCCGCCGCCAAGGGCGTGCGCCCGGTGCTCTCCACCAACGGCGTGCTCATCACCGACGAGGTGGCGCAGCGCATCCGCGCGGCGGGATTCCAGTACGCTGGGATTTCCATAGACGGCACCGAGGAACATCACGACCGCTTCCGCGGCGCCCCGGGCGCCTGGCGCCGCTCCTGGGAGGGCCTGGAACGCTGCCTCAAGCATGGCGTCCGCGGCGGCGTGCGCTTCACCCTTACCCGCGACAACGCCGACCAGTTGCCGGCGGTGCTGGAGGAAACCGTGCGCCGGGGCGTCCCGCGCTTCTGCATGTACCACTTGGTCTACGCCGGCCGCGGCGCCGCCATGGCCGCCCAGGACGTGCCGGTCTCGAAGAAGCGCGCCGTCGTCGAGTGGTTGGCGGACCGCGCCCGCGAGTTGGGGGAGCGCGGCGTCGAGCTGGAGATTCTGACCACTGACAACCACGCCGACGGCATCTACCTGTGGCAGCGCATCGCCGCCGCCGGCGGCGACGGCGACGAGGTGATGGACCTGCTGCGCCGCCACGGCGGCTGCTCGGCCGGTCGCAAGTTCGCCAACGTCGGCCCCACCGGCGACGTGCATCCCTGCCAGTTCTGGACCCATGTGTCGCTGGGCAATATCCGCCAGCGGCGGTTCTCGGAGATCTGGAACGATGACAGCAGCCTCATCGGTCAACTGCGGGCGCGCGACACCCTGCTCGGCGGCAAGTGCGGACGCTGCCGCTTCCAGGAGGTCTGCGGCGGCTGCCGCGTGCGGGCGCAGGCGATCACCGGCGACGTGTGGGCGCAGGACCCGGCGTGTTACCTGAGCGAAGAAGAGACCGCGCGATGA